Proteins encoded together in one Microcebus murinus isolate Inina chromosome 18, M.murinus_Inina_mat1.0, whole genome shotgun sequence window:
- the SMIM36 gene encoding small integral membrane protein 36, with protein MEFYLEIDPVTLNLIILVASYVILLLVFLISCVLYDCRGKDPSKEYAPEATLDAQPSIHLVVMQQSAPGAHWARGSGLHLGDPALLGKKSTMV; from the coding sequence ATGGAGTTCTACCTGGAGATCGACCCTGTCACCTTGAACCTGATCATCCTAGTGGCGAGCTACGTCATCCTGCTCCTGGTTTTCCTCATCTCCTGTGTGCTGTACGACTGCCGCGGGAAGGACCCCAGCAAAGAGTATGCTCCTGAGGCCACTCTCGATGCCCAGCCCTCCATCCACTTGGTGGTGATGCAGCAAAGTGCTCCTGGGGCCCACTGGGCAAGAGGGTCTGGTCTTCATCTGGGGGATCCTGCTCTGCTAGGGAAGAAAAGCACCATGGTGTGA